Proteins encoded by one window of Clostridium perfringens:
- the speB gene encoding agmatinase encodes MLMNRNVSTFIGCEAEYDESSIVVFGAPFDSTTSFRPGTRFASQVMRGESWGLESYSPYQDLDLYDFNIFDGGEIELPFGNSEGALALIEDFSTKVVEDGKIPAMIGGEHLVTLGAFKGVFKKYPDVHVIHFDAHADLREDYLGQKLSHATVIHRVWDLVGDNKIFQFGIRSGEKEEFLWAKDHVYTNKFNCDTLDYALEKVKDKPVYVTIDLDVLDPSVFPGTGTPEPGGIQFNELLNSILKLKGLNIVGFDINELSPQYDQTGASTAVACKVLREMLLVANNK; translated from the coding sequence ATGTTGATGAATAGAAATGTAAGCACTTTTATAGGGTGTGAAGCTGAATATGATGAATCAAGCATAGTTGTATTTGGAGCTCCTTTTGATTCAACAACTTCTTTTAGACCAGGTACTAGGTTTGCAAGTCAAGTAATGAGAGGAGAATCTTGGGGATTAGAAAGTTATAGTCCATATCAAGACTTAGATCTTTATGATTTTAATATTTTTGATGGAGGAGAAATAGAGCTTCCTTTCGGAAATTCAGAGGGAGCATTAGCTTTAATAGAGGATTTTTCAACTAAGGTTGTTGAAGATGGGAAAATACCAGCTATGATAGGTGGAGAGCATTTAGTAACTTTAGGGGCATTTAAAGGAGTATTTAAAAAATATCCTGATGTTCATGTAATTCACTTTGATGCTCATGCAGATTTAAGAGAAGATTATTTAGGTCAAAAACTATCTCATGCTACTGTTATACATAGAGTTTGGGATTTAGTAGGAGATAATAAAATATTCCAATTTGGAATACGTTCTGGTGAAAAAGAAGAATTTTTATGGGCAAAGGATCACGTTTATACAAATAAGTTTAATTGTGATACTTTAGATTATGCCTTAGAAAAGGTTAAAGATAAACCTGTTTATGTAACAATAGACTTAGATGTTTTAGACCCATCTGTATTCCCAGGTACAGGAACACCAGAACCAGGTGGAATTCAGTTTAATGAACTTTTAAATTCAATATTAAAACTTAAGGGGTTAAATATTGTGGGATTTGATATTAATGAATTATCACCACAGTATGACCAAACAGGAGCATCAACGGCTGTAGCTTGTAAAGTTTTAAGAGAGATGTTATTAGTAGCAAATAACAAATAG
- the speE gene encoding polyamine aminopropyltransferase, which yields MELWYTEEHTDNVRFSIKVDEQLYSGKSDFQRIDVFKSQEFGTFFTLDGLMMVTEKDEFIYHDMIVHVPMATNPNIKNVLVIGAGDGGTVRELTRYETIEKIDMVEIDKLVVDVCREYLPQTANKLDDPRVSLFFEDGLKFVRSVENKYDLIIVDSTDPFGPGEGLFTREFYGNCFKALKEDGILVNQHESPYYEEYARGMKRAHKRIKECFPVCRVYQAHIPTYPSGHWLFGFASKKYDPLNADIEKWNDLGLKTKYYNTDLHKGCFALPNYVKEMLENVDE from the coding sequence ATGGAATTATGGTACACAGAAGAACATACAGACAATGTACGTTTTTCAATCAAAGTAGATGAACAACTTTATAGTGGAAAGAGCGATTTCCAAAGAATAGATGTTTTTAAATCTCAAGAGTTTGGAACTTTCTTCACATTAGATGGACTTATGATGGTAACAGAAAAGGATGAATTTATTTATCATGACATGATAGTTCATGTTCCAATGGCTACAAATCCTAATATTAAAAATGTACTAGTTATAGGAGCTGGAGATGGTGGAACTGTAAGAGAACTTACAAGATATGAAACTATAGAAAAAATAGACATGGTTGAAATTGATAAGTTAGTTGTTGATGTTTGTAGAGAATATTTACCTCAAACAGCTAATAAATTAGATGATCCTAGAGTAAGTTTATTCTTTGAAGATGGATTAAAATTTGTACGTTCAGTTGAAAATAAATATGACTTAATAATAGTTGATTCAACAGATCCATTTGGACCTGGAGAAGGTTTATTCACAAGAGAATTTTATGGAAATTGCTTTAAGGCCTTAAAAGAAGATGGAATACTTGTAAATCAACATGAAAGTCCATACTATGAAGAGTATGCAAGGGGAATGAAGAGAGCTCATAAGAGAATAAAAGAATGTTTCCCAGTATGTAGAGTTTATCAAGCTCATATACCAACTTATCCATCAGGACATTGGCTATTTGGTTTTGCATCAAAAAAATATGATCCACTAAATGCTGATATAGAAAAGTGGAATGATTTAGGATTAAAAACTAAATATTATAATACTGATTTGCATAAAGGATGTTTTGCATTACCTAATTATGTTAAGGAGATGCTAGAGAATGTTGATGAATAG
- a CDS encoding aminotransferase class I/II-fold pyridoxal phosphate-dependent enzyme: MKRLSQENAPIYEALKWYKNQRIVPFDVPGHKQGRGNTELREFLGEDCVSVDVNSMKPLDNLCHPTSVIKDAEELAADAFGADKAFFMVNGTTSAVQAMIMSVCKDGDKIIMPRNVHRSAINSLIITGVTPVYINPGIHGRLGISLGMAMEDIKKSIKENPDAKAIFVNNPTYYGICSNLREIVKLAHENNMYVLVDEAHGTHFYFDKRLPVSAMEAGADMAAVSIHKTGGSLTQSSMLLMKCNRIKPDYVRTIINLTQTTSGSYLLLSSLDIARRNLALNGEKIFEEVVGIAEYAREEINKIGGYYAFSKEINNGDDIYDFDVTKLTINTLETGLAGIEVYDILRDDYGIQIELGDVANILAIISVGDTRYNIERLVSALSEIKRIHEKDKKDIFDHEYIDPIVKVKPKEAFYADKKKVLLRESEGLISGEFVMCYPPGIPILAPGELITKETIDYIEYSKKKGSLVTGPEDMEIEYINVLDC, translated from the coding sequence GTGAAAAGACTTTCTCAAGAAAATGCTCCTATTTATGAAGCATTAAAATGGTACAAGAATCAAAGAATTGTTCCTTTTGATGTACCAGGTCATAAACAAGGAAGAGGAAATACAGAATTAAGAGAGTTTTTAGGTGAAGATTGTGTTTCAGTAGATGTAAATTCAATGAAACCCTTAGATAATCTTTGTCATCCAACTTCTGTAATAAAGGATGCAGAAGAATTAGCAGCTGATGCCTTTGGTGCTGATAAGGCATTTTTCATGGTTAATGGAACCACATCAGCTGTACAAGCCATGATAATGAGTGTTTGCAAAGATGGAGATAAGATTATAATGCCTAGGAATGTGCATAGATCTGCAATAAATTCTTTAATAATAACAGGGGTAACTCCTGTGTATATAAATCCAGGAATTCATGGTAGACTTGGAATTTCTCTAGGAATGGCAATGGAAGATATAAAAAAATCCATTAAGGAAAATCCAGATGCTAAGGCTATTTTTGTTAATAACCCAACATACTATGGAATTTGCTCTAATTTAAGAGAAATAGTTAAGTTAGCTCATGAAAATAATATGTATGTCTTAGTTGATGAAGCTCATGGAACTCATTTTTATTTTGATAAAAGACTTCCAGTATCAGCTATGGAGGCAGGGGCAGATATGGCAGCAGTTAGCATACATAAAACAGGAGGCTCATTAACTCAGAGTTCTATGTTACTTATGAAGTGTAATAGAATTAAGCCAGATTATGTGAGAACAATAATAAACTTAACACAAACAACTAGTGGTTCTTATTTACTTTTATCTTCTTTAGATATTGCTAGAAGAAATTTAGCCTTAAATGGAGAAAAAATATTTGAAGAGGTTGTTGGAATAGCTGAATATGCAAGAGAAGAAATAAATAAGATAGGTGGTTATTACGCTTTCTCAAAAGAAATAAATAATGGTGATGATATTTATGATTTTGATGTAACTAAGCTTACTATAAACACTTTAGAAACTGGACTTGCTGGAATAGAAGTTTATGACATATTAAGAGATGATTATGGAATTCAAATAGAGCTTGGAGATGTGGCTAATATTCTTGCCATAATATCAGTTGGAGATACTAGATATAACATTGAGAGATTAGTTTCAGCTTTAAGTGAGATTAAGAGAATTCATGAAAAAGATAAAAAAGATATTTTTGACCACGAATATATAGATCCTATAGTTAAGGTTAAGCCAAAAGAGGCTTTTTATGCTGATAAGAAGAAGGTTCTTTTAAGAGAAAGTGAAGGATTAATTTCTGGAGAATTTGTAATGTGTTATCCACCAGGAATTCCAATACTTGCCCCAGGAGAGCTTATAACTAAGGAGACTATAGACTATATTGAGTATTCTAAGAAAAAGGGAAGTTTAGTTACAGGCCCTGAAGATATGGAAATTGAATATATAAATGTTTTAGATTGTTAG
- the speD gene encoding adenosylmethionine decarboxylase, translating into MLGLKEKICLYGFNNLTKTLSFNIYDICYAKTEREKEDYIKYIDEQYNSERLTKILCDVTEMIGAHVLNISKQDYEPQGASVNVLITEEALPVALIDPSCNKGELSYLELRDSVVGHLDKSHLTVHTYPEFHPNNDIISFRVDIDVSTCGKISPLNALDYLIGSFDSDVITIDYRVRGFTRDVDGRKCYIDHDIKSIQDYIDGETLKKYDAMDVNVYQSNIFHTKMMLKDIVLNNYLFNSDPYELSPNDRREIRDRISKEMIEIYGGVNIY; encoded by the coding sequence ATGTTAGGGTTGAAAGAAAAGATATGCCTTTATGGTTTTAATAATCTTACTAAGACACTAAGTTTTAATATTTATGATATTTGTTATGCGAAAACAGAGAGAGAAAAGGAAGACTATATAAAATATATAGACGAGCAGTATAATTCTGAACGTCTTACAAAGATTCTTTGTGATGTTACAGAAATGATAGGAGCTCATGTCCTAAATATTTCAAAACAAGATTATGAACCTCAGGGAGCTAGTGTAAATGTTCTTATAACAGAGGAGGCATTACCAGTAGCACTAATTGACCCATCATGTAATAAAGGAGAACTTTCATATTTGGAGCTTAGAGATAGTGTAGTTGGACATTTAGATAAAAGTCATCTTACAGTTCACACTTATCCAGAATTTCATCCAAATAACGATATAATTTCTTTTAGAGTTGATATAGATGTATCTACTTGTGGAAAAATATCTCCATTAAATGCTCTAGATTACTTAATCGGAAGTTTTGATTCAGATGTAATAACTATTGATTATAGAGTTAGAGGATTTACTAGAGATGTTGATGGTAGAAAATGCTACATAGACCATGATATAAAATCTATTCAAGATTATATAGATGGAGAGACCCTAAAAAAATACGATGCTATGGATGTTAATGTTTATCAATCTAACATATTCCATACAAAGATGATGCTTAAGGATATAGTTTTAAATAACTATTTATTTAATTCTGATCCATATGAATTATCTCCAAATGATAGAAGAGAAATAAGAGATAGAATATCAAAAGAGATGATTGAAATATACGGTGGTGTAAATATTTATTAA
- a CDS encoding nitrite/sulfite reductase — MNTLNDILSKEIEEFREKGHKFLNKEMTVGEFKKASGGMGVYAHRGGKEFMVRLRVPSGVAGLSLLEEAYNWAKKYNLEKIHLTTREAIQLHGISIDAVCDIMQEGLNKGIYTRGGGGNFPRNVALNPLSGVQIGETFDVTPYALASNAHYMSKIYTYNLPRKIKTAFSNTEEDSAHCTVTDLGFLAVENNGKRAFKLYIGGGLGRNPRTSVEFDELIDEKDVLYCLEAMTNLFVAEGDYKNHGKARIRYIVERMGEEEFKNCFRKHLEEVKAKGGLDLKVEDIKYSKKGEKTNIKHERLIPQKQEGLYTVLFHPVGGQLSLDVLKELIEKIEKIEEVEVRLGMDENLYVRNLNGKEAEAILDFTQGKGGETLAERSVSCIGTPICQMGVLESQKTLREFVELLKENSIKEGILPRVRFSGCPNSCGMHEIGDIGFAGKKKKVGDVLSNVFELHFGGKLGIGETRLGDYYGDILQDKVPEFLIKVAKAVEAKNSTFEEWIKDNSEEFKAIVEEYNV; from the coding sequence ATGAATACATTAAATGATATTTTATCAAAAGAAATTGAAGAATTTAGAGAAAAAGGACATAAGTTTTTAAATAAAGAAATGACTGTTGGTGAATTTAAAAAGGCATCAGGAGGCATGGGTGTTTATGCGCACCGTGGAGGAAAAGAATTCATGGTGAGATTAAGAGTTCCATCAGGAGTTGCTGGATTAAGTTTATTAGAAGAAGCATATAACTGGGCTAAGAAATATAACTTAGAAAAAATACATTTAACAACTCGTGAAGCAATACAATTACATGGAATATCAATAGATGCTGTATGCGACATAATGCAAGAAGGGTTAAATAAAGGAATATACACTAGAGGCGGTGGTGGAAACTTCCCAAGAAACGTAGCCTTAAATCCTTTATCAGGAGTTCAAATAGGAGAAACTTTTGATGTAACTCCTTATGCACTAGCATCTAATGCACATTATATGAGTAAAATATATACTTATAATTTACCAAGAAAAATTAAAACTGCATTTTCAAATACAGAGGAGGATTCAGCTCATTGCACAGTTACAGACTTAGGATTTTTAGCTGTGGAGAATAACGGTAAGAGAGCCTTTAAACTTTACATAGGTGGAGGATTAGGAAGAAATCCAAGAACATCTGTTGAATTTGATGAGTTAATAGATGAAAAGGACGTATTATATTGTCTTGAAGCTATGACTAATTTATTTGTAGCTGAAGGAGATTATAAAAATCACGGAAAAGCTCGTATAAGATATATTGTTGAGAGAATGGGCGAAGAAGAGTTTAAAAATTGCTTTAGAAAACACTTAGAAGAAGTGAAAGCTAAAGGTGGATTAGACCTTAAGGTTGAAGATATAAAATATAGTAAAAAAGGTGAAAAAACTAATATAAAACATGAAAGATTAATACCTCAAAAACAAGAAGGATTATATACTGTTTTATTCCACCCAGTTGGAGGACAATTAAGCTTAGATGTATTAAAAGAATTAATAGAAAAAATAGAGAAAATAGAAGAAGTAGAAGTAAGATTAGGTATGGATGAAAATCTATATGTAAGAAACTTAAATGGAAAAGAAGCTGAAGCTATCTTAGACTTTACTCAAGGTAAAGGAGGAGAGACTTTAGCTGAAAGAAGTGTTTCTTGTATAGGTACACCAATATGTCAAATGGGAGTACTAGAAAGCCAAAAAACTTTAAGAGAGTTTGTAGAATTATTAAAAGAAAATTCAATTAAGGAAGGAATATTACCAAGAGTTCGTTTCTCAGGATGTCCAAATTCTTGCGGTATGCATGAAATAGGAGATATAGGATTCGCTGGTAAAAAGAAAAAAGTTGGTGATGTTTTATCAAATGTATTTGAATTACATTTTGGTGGAAAATTGGGAATAGGTGAAACTCGTTTAGGAGATTACTATGGAGATATACTTCAAGACAAGGTTCCAGAATTCTTAATTAAGGTTGCAAAGGCTGTAGAAGCTAAAAATTCAACTTTTGAAGAGTGGATTAAGGATAATAGTGAAGAATTTAAAGCTATAGTTGAAGAATATAATGTATAG